From Desulforhopalus sp., one genomic window encodes:
- a CDS encoding ABC transporter substrate-binding protein yields MKKKRYFFVPWPVFLLWLLLSSPLHAADAIKIAAIFPATGQSVAEYGMRPHFSGIRLAVRQINDAGGLLGHPVELLEFGDQSTALGAKQAAQEAIKAKAVAVIGASRSSFSLAMAPVLQAAGIPMITPVSTSPEITLVGDYIFRVCFIDDFQGEVMATFAVRELGARTAVVLTNTSQKFSLSLAGLFIEKFKKLGGKILWEGDYLGDAVNFEEQLVKVKELNPDVCFVPGYDTDTGFIVKQSREMGIQSIFLSGDGLQELYKYAGNAAAGTLFVSHWHQESQDPASRQFVQRYQKESATTIDPIAALSYDAVMLLADAVRRANSPEPVKIRAALAKTRGFTGVTGDITFDANRNPVDKSAVVLKFEKDSWVYVKTITP; encoded by the coding sequence ATGAAAAAGAAGCGTTACTTCTTCGTTCCATGGCCGGTTTTCTTGTTATGGCTGCTGCTGTCTTCTCCACTGCATGCCGCTGATGCCATTAAAATTGCCGCCATCTTCCCGGCAACCGGGCAGTCGGTGGCCGAATACGGCATGCGACCGCATTTTTCAGGAATACGCTTGGCTGTTAGACAGATCAATGATGCGGGCGGTCTGCTCGGCCATCCTGTTGAACTCCTCGAGTTCGGAGATCAGAGTACAGCTTTAGGTGCTAAGCAGGCGGCTCAGGAGGCAATCAAGGCAAAGGCAGTTGCAGTTATCGGTGCATCGCGCAGCTCTTTTTCTTTGGCGATGGCGCCGGTCCTGCAGGCCGCGGGCATTCCCATGATCACTCCAGTATCCACCAGCCCTGAGATTACGCTTGTCGGCGACTACATCTTTCGAGTCTGTTTCATCGATGATTTTCAAGGCGAGGTAATGGCGACATTTGCCGTCAGGGAACTGGGCGCCAGGACGGCAGTTGTTCTCACCAATACCAGTCAGAAATTCAGTCTCAGTCTGGCCGGGCTTTTTATAGAAAAATTTAAGAAATTGGGTGGAAAGATCCTTTGGGAAGGTGATTATCTCGGTGATGCCGTCAATTTTGAAGAACAGCTTGTGAAGGTGAAAGAGTTGAATCCTGATGTCTGTTTTGTCCCGGGTTACGACACCGACACCGGCTTTATCGTCAAACAATCCCGGGAAATGGGTATACAATCGATCTTCCTCAGTGGCGATGGATTGCAGGAACTGTACAAATATGCCGGGAACGCCGCGGCTGGAACACTTTTTGTAAGCCACTGGCACCAAGAAAGCCAGGATCCTGCGAGCCGGCAGTTTGTCCAAAGGTATCAAAAAGAATCAGCAACGACTATAGATCCAATTGCCGCCTTGAGCTACGATGCGGTCATGCTCCTAGCGGACGCAGTGCGGCGGGCCAATTCCCCGGAACCGGTGAAGATCCGCGCGGCTCTTGCAAAAACCCGCGGATTCACAGGGGTTACCGGGGATATTACCTTTGATGCAAACCGTAACCCGGTTGATAAATCGGCTGTTGTGCTCAAATTTGAAAAGGACTCCTGGGTGTATGTGAAAACGATTACCCCATAA
- a CDS encoding ATP-binding protein, translated as MTWTLRQKVNVAILVTFLLIAMIFVFIQLPFQQQNMRSSLKQNEMLLRAMADRDQEPLANEIFEDRKRAMAIRLAQMSKVDGILNIAVYNNAGKLMANEGRNPAAPQLSPEHLPQAPETTLVRQERLAGKGILIFVQAIDVVGERIGFIRFDYSLAEMEGQQRQFYLIFAGLLGSIFIVMLVLLNLILSRIVIKPISSLRDAMLHMKSGDLGSQLQVWSDDEIGDLTTAFNRMSADLAGSYRHIENQNRDLRDSEDKFRLTFNFSPDAVTISKLSDGTYVDISEGFIKATGYTREDTIGKRPSGLNIWHASADLQRFLLGLQEKGFVENLEAQFRRKDGSLVTGLLSARVIPLKGEAHIIAITRDITERKEREKELLKIEKLESLGVLAGGIAHDFNNILTGIMGNISLAKVFLDTSHKSYKPLTEAEKASSRAGELAHQLLTFARGGEPVKKVVSPKDIVKEALSFTLHGSNIKAIIDIPDSIHAVDADEGQISQVFHNLIINASQAMPEGGQITVSAQNETLAGNNSLSLQPGPYIRLTFTDQGCGISADDMQRVFDPYFTTKSTGNGLGLASVHSIINRHGGHISVSSTPGKGTSFTIYLPSLAAEYASIQTGMATEVLGEHRGGAILVMDDEEMIRNIAVSILTHLGYEVTTCATGESAIDLYKTSVEAGSPFMAVIMDLTIPGGLGGKQAAEQILSLYPRACLVVSSGYSNDPIMSNYQEYGFSAAIAKPYNIQGFEKVLGSLRFHS; from the coding sequence ATGACCTGGACATTAAGACAGAAAGTCAATGTGGCGATTTTGGTTACCTTCCTCCTGATCGCCATGATCTTTGTTTTCATCCAATTACCCTTCCAGCAGCAAAACATGCGGTCGTCCCTGAAGCAGAACGAGATGCTCCTTCGGGCCATGGCCGATCGTGATCAGGAGCCCCTGGCCAACGAGATATTTGAGGACCGGAAACGGGCAATGGCCATACGCCTCGCCCAGATGAGCAAGGTTGACGGCATTCTCAATATCGCCGTCTATAATAATGCCGGTAAGTTAATGGCAAACGAAGGGCGGAATCCTGCCGCACCCCAGCTCTCGCCGGAACATCTCCCACAAGCGCCGGAGACCACGCTGGTACGTCAGGAACGGTTGGCCGGAAAGGGGATTCTCATTTTTGTACAAGCCATCGATGTCGTTGGTGAGCGCATCGGTTTTATCCGCTTCGACTATTCCCTTGCCGAAATGGAGGGGCAGCAGCGGCAGTTTTATCTCATCTTCGCCGGGCTTCTCGGGTCGATTTTCATCGTCATGCTGGTGCTGTTGAATCTGATTCTGTCGCGGATTGTCATCAAGCCTATCTCTTCGCTGCGCGATGCCATGCTGCACATGAAGAGCGGGGATCTGGGCAGTCAACTGCAGGTGTGGAGCGATGACGAGATAGGCGATCTCACCACAGCCTTCAACCGCATGTCCGCCGATCTCGCCGGATCATACCGGCATATCGAAAACCAAAACCGCGATCTGCGGGATAGTGAGGACAAGTTTCGCCTGACCTTTAACTTTAGCCCGGATGCGGTGACTATTTCCAAACTCAGCGACGGCACATATGTTGATATCAGCGAAGGTTTCATCAAGGCGACCGGCTATACCCGGGAAGACACAATAGGAAAAAGGCCCTCGGGGCTCAACATCTGGCATGCGTCGGCAGACCTGCAAAGATTTCTCCTCGGACTTCAGGAAAAAGGCTTTGTCGAAAACCTTGAGGCGCAATTCAGGAGGAAAGACGGCAGTCTTGTCACCGGCTTGCTGTCTGCAAGAGTCATCCCCTTAAAAGGCGAGGCCCATATTATTGCCATCACCCGCGATATAACCGAACGCAAAGAACGTGAAAAAGAACTGCTGAAGATTGAAAAGCTGGAATCCCTCGGTGTCCTGGCCGGGGGAATTGCCCACGACTTCAACAACATCCTCACCGGCATCATGGGCAACATTTCCCTTGCCAAGGTCTTTCTCGATACCAGCCACAAATCATATAAGCCTTTGACTGAGGCGGAAAAGGCCTCGTCGAGGGCCGGAGAGCTGGCCCATCAGCTGTTGACCTTTGCCCGTGGCGGCGAACCGGTCAAAAAGGTGGTTTCACCGAAAGATATAGTCAAAGAGGCACTTTCCTTTACCCTTCATGGGTCAAACATCAAGGCAATCATCGATATACCCGATTCAATCCATGCCGTGGATGCGGACGAGGGGCAGATAAGCCAGGTTTTTCACAACCTGATCATTAATGCCTCGCAGGCGATGCCGGAAGGCGGTCAGATTACTGTCTCCGCGCAGAATGAAACGCTTGCCGGCAATAATTCATTATCACTGCAGCCCGGCCCGTATATCCGTCTGACTTTTACCGATCAGGGCTGCGGAATTTCCGCCGATGATATGCAAAGGGTCTTCGACCCCTATTTTACCACCAAATCAACCGGTAATGGTTTGGGGCTCGCCTCGGTCCACTCGATTATCAACCGGCATGGCGGTCATATCAGCGTCAGTTCCACACCGGGCAAGGGAACGTCCTTCACCATATATCTTCCGTCACTTGCCGCTGAATACGCGAGCATCCAAACCGGCATGGCGACTGAGGTATTGGGGGAACACAGGGGTGGGGCGATTCTCGTCATGGATGACGAGGAGATGATAAGGAATATTGCGGTGTCAATACTCACTCATCTGGGGTATGAAGTGACAACCTGTGCCACCGGCGAGAGTGCCATTGATCTCTACAAGACCTCCGTCGAGGCCGGTTCACCCTTCATGGCGGTCATCATGGATCTGACTATTCCCGGAGGGCTTGGCGGCAAACAGGCGGCCGAGCAGATTCTTTCTCTGTATCCAAGGGCCTGCCTGGTTGTGTCGAGCGGCTATTCGAATGACCCTATCATGTCGAATTATCAGGAATACGGTTTTAGCGCGGCGATTGCCAAACCCTACAACATCCAGGGGTTTGAGAAGGTGCTGGGCTCGTTGCGGTTCCATTCTTGA
- a CDS encoding MBL fold metallo-hydrolase, which produces MTRYIGKILLLVAAVLTCLPLHAEAAAPKAATQVPGYYRTQLGQFEITALYDGAIELDTSLLKNVEAANLNSLLSRMFVGNPKMQTAVNAYLINTGSNLVLVDAGASKLFGPSLGYIVQNMQAAGYQPAQVDTVVITHLHADHMGGLNDANGQPLFSKATVFVSQADNDFWLSQKIADESPAAMQPFFKMARDSAAPYLKSGQWKTFRAGSELVPGIIAVAANGHTPGHTAFAVQSAEQKLLIWGDLVHAHAVQFAKPGVSIEFDVDQKQAIATRRSIMKAMAASKSLVAGMHLPFPGIGHVRAEGKGSYSWVPVEFSPLPPAAK; this is translated from the coding sequence ATGACAAGATATATTGGAAAAATTTTACTACTCGTCGCGGCAGTCCTCACATGTCTGCCGCTTCATGCCGAAGCTGCTGCCCCGAAAGCGGCAACCCAGGTGCCCGGCTATTACCGGACCCAGCTCGGTCAGTTTGAGATTACCGCTCTCTACGATGGCGCCATTGAGCTTGACACGAGTCTTCTCAAAAACGTCGAGGCCGCCAACCTCAATAGCCTCCTGTCCCGGATGTTTGTCGGCAATCCGAAGATGCAGACGGCAGTCAATGCCTACCTGATCAATACCGGGTCCAACCTGGTGCTGGTGGATGCCGGGGCTTCGAAGCTTTTCGGCCCCTCTCTTGGCTATATCGTCCAAAACATGCAAGCCGCCGGTTACCAGCCGGCTCAGGTGGATACCGTGGTCATTACCCACCTGCACGCCGACCATATGGGCGGACTGAACGATGCCAATGGCCAGCCACTTTTTTCGAAGGCCACGGTCTTTGTATCCCAGGCTGATAACGACTTCTGGCTGTCGCAGAAAATCGCCGACGAATCGCCGGCGGCAATGCAGCCGTTCTTCAAGATGGCCCGTGACAGCGCTGCCCCGTATCTCAAAAGCGGTCAGTGGAAGACCTTCAGGGCGGGCAGTGAGCTGGTTCCGGGGATTATAGCTGTTGCGGCCAACGGCCACACCCCCGGTCACACCGCCTTTGCCGTGCAATCGGCAGAACAGAAGCTGTTGATCTGGGGTGATCTGGTCCATGCCCATGCGGTGCAATTCGCCAAACCCGGCGTATCCATCGAGTTCGATGTCGATCAGAAGCAGGCAATCGCCACCCGGCGCAGCATCATGAAGGCCATGGCCGCCAGCAAATCCCTGGTGGCCGGCATGCACCTTCCTTTTCCGGGTATCGGCCATGTGCGGGCGGAGGGCAAGGGCAGTTACAGCTGGGTGCCGGTAGAGTTTTCCCCCCTCCCTCCTGCGGCAAAATAA
- the trpB gene encoding tryptophan synthase subunit beta, with amino-acid sequence MKDNGFFGQWGGAYIPEILHQTFADLKVALREAQNDPLFWQEYLELMSTYSCRPTPLTFAENLTKHFGGAKIYIKREDLNHTGAHKANNVMGQGLLVKRMGKKRVIAETGAGQHGMATATMAAKFGLECTIYMGEVDVLRQRPNVFWMEKMGATVVPVKDGSRTLKDAINEAFRDWVTNVDSTHYVLGTACGPAPFPEMVSWFQSIIGREAKEQILSHHGKLPARVFACVGGGSNAMGIFQGFLDNSEVQLVGVEAGGKGLDSGMHASRLCGVDASPGVAQGYKTMFLQNSDGQMLETHSVAAGLDYVGVSPILADLAEKGRVRFAAATDAEVMAALDLTMRMEGIIPALESTHGFVQAFKEAPLLSPDDAIIINQSGRGDKDIFTIAHAFNDPSWKEFIIARAAEYSK; translated from the coding sequence ATGAAAGATAACGGTTTTTTTGGCCAGTGGGGTGGCGCGTACATCCCGGAGATCCTCCATCAAACCTTTGCCGATCTGAAGGTCGCTCTACGCGAGGCGCAAAACGATCCCCTCTTCTGGCAGGAATACCTGGAGCTGATGTCCACCTATTCCTGCCGGCCGACGCCACTTACCTTTGCCGAGAATCTCACCAAACATTTCGGCGGGGCGAAGATCTATATCAAGCGCGAAGACCTCAACCACACCGGTGCCCATAAGGCCAACAATGTCATGGGCCAGGGCCTCCTGGTAAAACGGATGGGCAAGAAACGGGTCATCGCCGAAACCGGCGCCGGCCAGCATGGCATGGCCACCGCCACCATGGCCGCTAAATTTGGTCTTGAATGTACTATTTATATGGGTGAGGTCGATGTCCTCCGGCAGCGCCCCAATGTCTTCTGGATGGAAAAGATGGGGGCCACCGTGGTGCCGGTGAAAGACGGCTCGAGAACCCTGAAAGACGCTATCAACGAGGCCTTTCGTGACTGGGTGACCAATGTCGACTCCACCCATTACGTTCTTGGCACCGCCTGTGGACCCGCGCCTTTTCCGGAAATGGTCTCTTGGTTTCAATCGATCATCGGCCGTGAGGCAAAAGAACAGATCCTGTCCCACCACGGCAAGCTGCCTGCCCGGGTCTTCGCCTGTGTTGGCGGCGGCTCCAACGCCATGGGCATCTTCCAGGGTTTTCTTGACAACAGCGAGGTACAGCTGGTGGGAGTAGAGGCCGGCGGCAAAGGGCTTGATTCCGGCATGCACGCCTCAAGGCTCTGTGGCGTCGACGCCAGCCCAGGGGTCGCGCAGGGCTATAAGACCATGTTCCTGCAAAACAGCGACGGCCAGATGCTGGAAACCCACTCGGTGGCAGCGGGCCTTGATTACGTGGGAGTCAGCCCGATTCTCGCCGATCTGGCCGAGAAAGGCAGGGTCAGATTTGCCGCCGCCACTGACGCTGAGGTCATGGCCGCCCTCGACCTGACCATGCGCATGGAGGGGATAATTCCGGCCCTTGAGTCAACCCACGGCTTTGTCCAGGCCTTCAAGGAGGCTCCGCTGCTCAGCCCGGACGATGCCATCATCATCAACCAGTCGGGCCGGGGCGACAAGGACATCTTCACTATCGCCCACGCCTTCAATGACCCTTCCTGGAAGGAATTCATCATCGCCCGCGCTGCAGAATACAGCAAATAA
- a CDS encoding ABC transporter substrate-binding protein produces the protein MKNILLLFAACLILILSWLAPPIACASETIRIAAIFARSGEAATSNIVIFNGIHFAIGEINKKGGLLGKTVEVVEIDNQSTALGSKAAAEKAVTEGVQAVIGGSRSSHALAMAPVLQAAKIPMISPSATIPELTAVGDYIFRTSFTDDFQGKIIATFALRDLDAGTAVVLTNTGSKYSIGLSKVFSEQYHKAGGEILLEGEYLENVTDFAMLLEKVQALKPKVVFLSGYFRDVGTIMKTAKTLGMRLQFVGGDGWNEDLLYQYAGDAAEGSYACSSWSRGSTDSLNRQFVDTFEKTYGRITSFLIPLVYDSCNLLADAITRARSQDPVKIRDALAATRGLKGVTGDITFDENRNPLYKSAVILKYEKSAAIYYKTFQP, from the coding sequence ATGAAGAATATCCTATTACTGTTTGCAGCTTGTCTCATTCTGATACTTTCATGGCTGGCGCCGCCGATCGCCTGCGCCTCAGAAACCATCAGGATTGCTGCCATTTTCGCCAGGAGCGGTGAGGCGGCAACGTCCAACATCGTCATTTTTAACGGCATTCATTTTGCAATAGGAGAAATCAACAAGAAAGGTGGTCTGCTGGGAAAAACCGTTGAGGTCGTCGAAATCGACAACCAGAGCACGGCCCTTGGCTCCAAGGCGGCGGCCGAAAAGGCGGTAACGGAGGGTGTGCAGGCGGTAATCGGCGGGTCGCGCAGTTCCCATGCCCTGGCCATGGCTCCAGTCCTACAAGCGGCTAAAATTCCAATGATTTCTCCCAGTGCTACCATCCCGGAGCTTACCGCGGTAGGCGATTATATCTTCAGAACATCCTTTACCGATGACTTTCAGGGAAAGATCATAGCCACCTTTGCCCTCCGTGACCTGGATGCCGGAACCGCCGTGGTGCTGACCAATACAGGAAGCAAATACAGCATAGGACTTTCCAAGGTGTTTAGTGAACAGTATCACAAGGCCGGTGGTGAAATCCTCCTGGAAGGCGAGTATCTTGAGAATGTCACTGATTTTGCGATGTTGCTTGAAAAAGTCCAAGCCCTCAAACCCAAGGTTGTCTTTCTTTCCGGCTATTTCAGGGATGTTGGAACCATTATGAAAACCGCCAAAACCTTGGGGATGCGACTGCAATTTGTCGGCGGCGACGGCTGGAACGAAGACCTTCTGTATCAATATGCCGGTGACGCGGCAGAGGGCAGCTATGCCTGTTCCAGCTGGAGCAGAGGCAGTACCGATTCCTTGAACCGGCAGTTTGTCGATACCTTTGAAAAGACCTATGGGCGTATCACTTCTTTTCTGATTCCATTGGTGTATGATTCCTGCAACCTCCTCGCCGACGCCATCACCCGGGCACGTTCACAGGATCCCGTAAAAATCCGCGATGCGCTGGCAGCTACAAGGGGGCTGAAGGGGGTCACCGGCGACATCACCTTTGATGAAAATCGTAACCCTCTGTACAAATCGGCGGTGATCCTTAAATACGAGAAAAGTGCGGCGATCTATTACAAGACTTTTCAGCCTTGA
- the fliW gene encoding flagellar assembly protein FliW, with protein MTTDGAVASSSKIDSEKVLTFPRGIPGFEKYTTYLVYHKEENNLSAYWLESTDEPEITFTIVDPGQYGLSYDLELTEDERNVLQAEKAEELAVFMMLTKKEDTGKQSTSLSANISGPVVINPRTRLALQKVILRAHLSTIVVQKE; from the coding sequence ATGACCACAGATGGAGCTGTTGCCAGCAGTTCGAAAATCGATTCAGAAAAGGTATTAACCTTCCCCCGTGGCATACCGGGGTTTGAAAAATACACTACTTACCTTGTATATCACAAGGAAGAAAATAATCTGAGCGCGTACTGGCTGGAATCCACCGACGAACCGGAGATTACCTTTACCATTGTCGATCCGGGCCAGTATGGTCTCAGCTATGACCTGGAGTTGACCGAGGACGAGCGTAATGTCCTGCAGGCGGAAAAGGCCGAAGAGCTTGCCGTGTTTATGATGCTTACCAAAAAAGAGGACACCGGCAAGCAATCGACAAGCCTCAGTGCCAATATCTCCGGGCCGGTGGTCATCAATCCGCGCACCCGGCTTGCCTTACAGAAGGTAATCCTCCGGGCCCATTTGAGTACCATCGTCGTCCAGAAGGAATAG
- the trpA gene encoding tryptophan synthase subunit alpha gives MVLEKRLRARLEKNKILLMTHIVLGYPNLATNRQVIEQMVAGGVDCIEMQIPFSEPMADGPVILKANQDSLAAGTTVTDCLAFGAEMTGRYDIPFLFMTYYNIVYKYGEERFFKDCRSAGITGLIIPDLPPEMGENFFRLAKEFQIAPVLIFAPTSTDERMAELNRSAAGFIYCVARRGVTGKQSEFGADFNTYLARCRAATNLPLAVGFGIRNRDDVAAITGKADMAVIGSETIRLVDSQGAQAVGPFIAGLR, from the coding sequence ATGGTACTCGAAAAACGACTCCGCGCCCGGCTGGAGAAAAACAAAATTCTGCTGATGACCCATATCGTCCTCGGCTACCCCAACCTGGCGACCAACCGCCAGGTCATTGAACAGATGGTGGCTGGCGGCGTAGACTGCATCGAGATGCAGATCCCCTTTTCCGAACCGATGGCCGACGGGCCGGTCATCCTCAAGGCCAATCAGGACAGCCTGGCCGCCGGGACCACGGTCACCGACTGCCTGGCCTTCGGTGCCGAGATGACTGGCCGCTACGACATCCCCTTTCTCTTCATGACCTACTACAACATCGTCTACAAGTACGGTGAAGAACGATTTTTCAAGGACTGCCGTAGTGCCGGAATCACCGGCCTGATCATCCCCGATCTGCCGCCGGAGATGGGTGAAAATTTCTTCAGGCTGGCAAAAGAGTTCCAGATCGCCCCGGTGCTGATCTTCGCCCCAACCTCAACGGATGAGCGTATGGCCGAGCTGAACAGATCGGCTGCCGGCTTCATCTACTGCGTCGCCAGGCGGGGGGTAACCGGCAAGCAATCGGAATTCGGCGCCGACTTCAACACCTATCTGGCGCGCTGCCGGGCCGCCACCAATCTGCCCCTGGCGGTTGGTTTTGGTATCCGCAACCGCGACGACGTTGCGGCAATTACCGGCAAGGCGGACATGGCGGTCATCGGCTCGGAAACAATCCGCCTCGTTGATTCCCAGGGCGCCCAGGCGGTTGGGCCGTTTATTGCCGGTCTGCGGTAG
- a CDS encoding ATP-binding protein: MKKTVLYLNSYHHGYQWSDSEHDGIRSTLDSSPFKIDLQVEYLDAKKYNIDPVIQGLLEVFQKKFTDERFDVVIVSDDDAFNFALRFRETLFPGVPIVFCGVNDLSDEELALGKLTGVVESFDLMGTIDVVLKLHPDKKRMVVVGDTSTAGLAIKKQIENLVPRYKDKLQVDYWTQISLDDAKQRVQNLPDDTFLFFIPYYQIINNRTYTAEEVMNALYRHSRVPIYTCWEFLLGHGAVGGSMLSGYKHGQTAASMALRILGGTAAEAIPVLREPNGAYRFDYKVMRHLQIPEKLLPRGSTLINAPKSFYELPKELFWTIIVSLLILLITLIFLVFTMLGRRRVERKIKDQLTFQETLMDTNPQLVSWKNLDFKYLGANRAFANFFGLNDPSEVISKTTKEVVSNRDYVQWSQGADAAVVRNREAFRKVRKKLTDHTGNVAWIEVNKVPLRDQSGKIVGILSTAENITRELDLEKQLLQSQKMEAIGTLAGGIAHDFNNILTSIINSTELAIGDIDPQTQTAKDLERVLKAARRGGRVVKQILAFSKPSQEGFRPTNLTSVVTEVAGLMEVSLPGNIEMRSHISPNIGSILADPTQIYQAVMNLCTNAFHALRESGGKLQIRLEDVRLVGEEAGALNLEEGEHIQLTVADNGPGIAPAIIDKIFDPFFSTKDKAEGTGLGLAVVHGIVKAHQGALRVDSEEGTGTTFRLYFPRIAMTDDLPEQKDVFSGGRSGTILFVEDDEDQLHTTPRILENAGFSVTAVALPQMAIDLVAAQPERFELLITDYDMPAINGVELIERIHVLNPRMPSLLISGREDAIKAAHAVPSIRRVFIKPYDTIDLTFTINSILDEE, from the coding sequence ATGAAGAAAACCGTACTGTATTTGAACTCCTATCATCATGGCTACCAGTGGTCTGACTCGGAACATGACGGCATTCGCTCGACGCTTGACAGCAGTCCCTTTAAGATCGACTTGCAGGTCGAGTACCTGGATGCCAAGAAGTATAATATCGATCCGGTCATCCAGGGGCTTTTGGAGGTTTTTCAGAAAAAATTCACCGATGAGCGGTTCGATGTGGTCATCGTCTCGGATGATGACGCCTTCAATTTCGCCCTGCGTTTCCGGGAGACGCTTTTTCCCGGGGTTCCCATTGTTTTTTGTGGAGTCAACGATCTCAGCGACGAGGAGTTGGCCCTGGGCAAACTGACCGGTGTCGTCGAGAGTTTCGATCTGATGGGAACCATCGATGTGGTTCTGAAACTCCATCCGGACAAGAAGCGGATGGTCGTCGTCGGCGACACATCAACGGCGGGACTGGCCATCAAGAAGCAGATTGAAAACCTTGTTCCCCGATATAAGGACAAACTGCAGGTTGATTATTGGACGCAGATCAGTCTTGACGACGCCAAGCAACGCGTTCAGAACCTGCCCGATGACACTTTCCTCTTTTTCATTCCGTATTATCAGATCATCAATAACCGTACCTACACCGCCGAAGAGGTGATGAACGCCCTGTATCGCCATTCAAGGGTACCCATTTATACCTGCTGGGAATTCCTGCTGGGGCACGGCGCGGTGGGTGGTAGCATGCTTTCCGGCTATAAGCACGGGCAGACCGCCGCCAGCATGGCCCTGAGGATTCTTGGCGGCACCGCCGCCGAAGCTATTCCGGTACTGCGGGAGCCGAACGGTGCCTACCGCTTCGACTACAAGGTCATGCGCCATCTACAGATCCCGGAAAAACTGTTACCACGAGGCAGCACCCTTATCAACGCCCCCAAATCCTTCTATGAATTGCCGAAGGAGTTGTTCTGGACCATCATCGTCAGTCTGCTTATCCTCCTGATCACTCTGATATTTCTGGTTTTTACCATGCTCGGCAGACGGCGGGTTGAGCGCAAGATAAAGGACCAGCTAACCTTTCAGGAAACCCTGATGGATACCAATCCGCAATTGGTGTCCTGGAAGAACCTCGACTTTAAATATCTCGGGGCCAATCGGGCCTTCGCCAATTTTTTCGGGTTGAACGACCCCAGCGAGGTCATCTCCAAAACAACCAAGGAGGTGGTTTCCAACCGGGACTATGTCCAGTGGTCGCAGGGTGCCGACGCGGCAGTGGTCAGAAACCGCGAGGCCTTTCGGAAGGTCCGCAAAAAACTGACCGATCATACCGGTAATGTCGCTTGGATCGAGGTCAACAAGGTCCCGCTGCGCGACCAGTCCGGTAAGATCGTCGGTATCCTCAGCACCGCCGAGAATATCACTCGGGAACTCGACCTGGAAAAGCAACTGCTGCAATCGCAGAAAATGGAGGCCATTGGCACCTTGGCCGGTGGTATAGCCCATGATTTTAATAATATCCTTACTTCGATTATCAACTCGACGGAGCTTGCCATAGGCGATATCGATCCACAGACTCAGACCGCCAAGGACCTGGAGCGGGTGCTCAAGGCGGCGCGGCGGGGTGGACGGGTCGTTAAACAGATCCTCGCCTTCAGCAAACCCTCCCAGGAGGGCTTTCGCCCGACCAACCTGACCTCGGTGGTAACCGAGGTAGCCGGACTTATGGAGGTCTCACTTCCTGGAAATATTGAGATGCGCTCGCATATTTCCCCGAATATCGGCTCGATCCTCGCCGATCCAACACAGATCTACCAGGCAGTGATGAATCTCTGTACCAATGCCTTTCATGCCCTGCGGGAAAGCGGCGGAAAGCTGCAGATTCGCCTTGAAGATGTCCGTCTGGTTGGAGAAGAGGCGGGGGCCCTGAATCTGGAGGAGGGAGAGCATATTCAGTTGACCGTAGCCGACAACGGGCCGGGTATTGCTCCTGCCATCATCGATAAAATCTTTGACCCCTTTTTTTCCACCAAGGACAAAGCAGAGGGCACCGGTCTCGGCCTGGCGGTCGTGCACGGCATCGTCAAGGCCCATCAGGGTGCGCTGCGGGTTGATAGCGAGGAGGGAACCGGCACGACCTTCCGCCTCTATTTCCCGAGAATCGCCATGACCGACGACCTTCCTGAGCAGAAAGATGTCTTTTCCGGTGGCAGGAGCGGCACCATCCTCTTTGTCGAGGATGATGAGGACCAACTCCATACCACCCCGCGCATACTCGAAAATGCCGGCTTCTCGGTCACTGCCGTGGCCTTGCCGCAGATGGCAATCGATCTGGTGGCTGCTCAGCCGGAACGCTTTGAACTGCTCATTACCGACTATGATATGCCTGCCATCAACGGTGTGGAACTGATCGAGCGGATTCACGTCCTCAACCCGAGGATGCCGTCCCTTCTCATCTCCGGCAGGGAGGATGCGATCAAGGCCGCCCATGCCGTCCCGTCAATCCGTCGGGTATTCATCAAGCCTTACGATACCATCGATCTGACCTTTACCATCAACAGCATTCTCGACGAGGAATAG